AAGCGGTCAGTTTATCCCAATTTTTGGCAAATTTTTGCTCGGAAGTGACCGCTTGTTAGCGTGGCTTATGCGACTTTTTTGGCTAACATCGTGGCAAATTTGAGCTGAATGCGATTGCCATTTTCATCGGTTTTATGTAAATGACCGAGATCTTCATTATAGTTAACCAATTCCCAGCCTTTATAGTATTCCGCTAATTCTCCTTCAGCAAAAGTGAATGAAAACGGCATTGGACAAGGGTAGTCTGTGGTGCTCATTGCACACACAATCAAATTGTAACCGCCGATTTTGGTGTTTTTCTGCATATTTTCAATGATAGCGGGAATGCGATCACGGTTTAAGAACATCATCACTACGGTGGAAACGATAAAATCAAATTCGCCCGAAATATCAGCTTGATTGATGTCGTATACACTTGTGCGGATATTTTTCATCCCTTCTTTTTCGATGATGTGGTCGAGAAGATGAATGCTCTCGGCATTGTGATCGACTGCAGTCACATCAAAGCCTCGCAGATTTAAATAGAGCGAATTACGTCCACGTCCACAGCCTAAATCCAACACTTTGCCCTGCTGAATATAGTTCATCGCATTTAACACTTCCGAATGAGTGGCGGTGAGATTGTATTTTTTCGCAAAATAATCTTCAGGTTTGCAGTAAAAACCCAGTTGGCATTCAAGATCGTCGGTTAAGGCTTCGACTTTGTGCCAGACTTGTGGCTCAACGAAAGGGCGTTGATGATTCACATTAAATACGGCTTCGCTCACCACATCGCCTTCTTCGGTGAGTTCGTAGTATTTAATCGCACCTTTTAAAATCGTCAGCTTCGCCCAAGTTCCCACTTTGGTATTGTGTTTTTCTTGGAACATTTGTGGCAGGCTGTCTTTAGTCCAAACGGGCATTTGCTTGTAGAGAATAAGATCTTGCATAATTTTTCCTAAAATAAAGTGAGAAAACGTGACTATCTTATAATAAAAAGACCGACTATTTTAGTCGGTCTTTTAGAAGTTTGATTAAAATCAAATTTCAGCAGTTTTGAATTGGCGAGAAAAATAAATCAGCCCGTGCTTTGGCGAATGGCGAATATCAGAGAGTTGCACAATAAAAATAGAGTGGCTACCTACAGTATGGCTTTCGACAATTTCGCCTTGTAAGCAAGAAATCGCATCACGCAACAGTGGCACACCGTGCTGCCCTTCACTCCATAGATCCCAACTAAAACGTTCTTCCATTGTGCTGCCAGACATTCCTGCGAAATGTTTGGCAAGATCGGCTTGATCGTGGCTAAGCACGTTAATGCACACTTTGCCATTTTGTTTCAACACATCGTGCAGTTCGCTATTTTGATTAACGCAAAAGAGTACGCTTGGCGGGCTGTCGGTAACCGATGTAACCGATGACACGGTAATTCCCACTTTACCCGCTTCACCATTACTTGTCACAATGTGTACCGCAGCAGCAAGATGTGCCATTGCTTCACGAAATTGCTGTGAAAATTCAGCCATTATTTTCTCCTTTTCTTTTTGATTTTTGTTGTTTTTATTCTTTCCAAATCACGTGGTACTCACGATTTTCTGCATCGTGTGATATTAAGAAACGGGCGAAAATATCGTCCATTTCATCTTTTTCATTGTATAAACCAATCCAAACTTCTGCAAAGGCGTTAGGATCGATCAAGGTACCAATTTCTTGATCCCAATTATCGCTGGTTTCAACCATTTCGGCTCCGCCACGTTCTTCAAATTGCAGATTAAACAGCAGAATATCTGCAGGATCGAGATTTTCCCCAGCCATTTCTAAGAAAATATCGTAAGCGATATCAATGGCTTCATCGGGGGTGAGCGTTGTTGTCATATGCTTTTCCTTACAAGCGGTCAGATACGGAGAAAGTTTTGCAAATCGCTCTTTTTTACAAAGAGAGAAGCTATGCTTTATCCTACCCAAACAAATTTTGCAATAAATAGTAGTGAAATCACCGCAATTGCTGAATTGGTTTCTGTTAGACGAGCGGTTGCTAATTTCATTACACAATAGTGGATGAAACCGAATGCTGTCCTTTCGATGAGATTACCCTATTTTACGTCAATCAGGCGAGATGCCATTAAAATACCTACGAAAAGTGCCAAAGCAATTGGTAATTTACTGAACAAGCCGTCTGGCTTTAGTTGAAATAATCTGCCTAACATAAGCGTCCTGTGATAAAGTGATGAGTGGTTGTATCAATAATTAATTTCTATATTGGGTATGTTCTCGGATCAGCTGTAAAAATGCAGGACCAAAACGCTCTAATTTTCGCTCACCGACCCCGTTAATCGCAAGCATTTCTTCTTCTGTAATCGGTAAAAACTCTGCCATTTCTTGCAACGTCGCATCGTTGAAAACCACATAAGGCGGTACATTTTCTTTATCTGCAATCTGTTTGCGTAAGAAACGCAAGCGAGCGAACAGATCCTTATCATAATGGCGTGTCGGTTGCTGCTTCTGCACATAAGCGGTGGCAGAAAAGCTTAAACGTGGCATCGCTAATTCTAACGGAATTTCCGCCCGCAAAATCGGTCGAGCCTGTTCGGTGAGCTGTAAGGCAGAATGGTTCACAATATTTTGCTGAATAAAACCCAGGTGAATGAGCTGGCGGGTAACGCTGATCCAATACTCTTGGGATTTGTCTTTGCCGATGCCGTAAACAGAAAGGGTATCGTGCTGATGTTCTCGAATTTTTTGATGATTTAACCCACGTAGCACCGCAATCACGTGGTGTAAACCAAAGCGTTGTCCTGTGCGATAAATGACTGACATCACTTTTTGGGCATCGACTAAGCCGTCATATTTTTGGGGCGGATCAAGGCAAATGTCGCAGTTTTGGCAAGGCTGTTGGCGAGATTCGCCGAAATAATTGAGCAACACTAAACGGCGGCACGTTTGCGATTCAGCAAATGCCCCGATGGCTTGCAATTTGTGTTGTTCTATTTGGCGTTGTTCACTTTCGGGCTTTTCCAACAATATTTTATGCAGCCAACCGTAATCAGCAGGATCGTAAAACAGCACTGCTTCTGCGGGCAGATCATCTCGCCCCGCCCGCCCTGTTTCTTGATAGTAGGATTCAATACTACGTGGCAAATCAAAATGCACCACAAATCGCACATTGGATTTGTTGATCCCCATCCCAAACGCAATGGTTGCCACTACCACTTGAATATTATCTCGCTGAAAGGCATTTTGTACCGTTTCCCGCTGCTCGACTGTCATCCCTGCGTGGTAGCCCATTACCGCAATGCCACGAGCTGCCAGTTTTTCACTGATGTCTTCCACTTTTTTGCGGCTGTTGCAATAAACAATGCCACTTTTGCCTTTTTGACTGTGGATAAATTTCACCAACTGATCCATTGGTTTAAATTTTTCTTGCACCGTGTAGCGAATGTTCGGGCGGTCAAAACTGCCGAGATAAGTGTGCGGATTTTCCAGTTGCAAATGCTGAATAATATCAGCTCGAGTCGTGGGATCTGCCGTTGCAGTCAGGGCAACAAGCGGTATGTTTGGGAAAGTTTTTCGCAATCCACCAAGTAGAGTATATTCAGGACGGAAATCGTGCCCCCATTGAGAAACGCAATGGGCTTCATCCACTGCCAGTAAGCTGATTTTGCAGTGATGAATAAAGTGGAAAAAGTTGGCGGTCATTACTTTTTCGGGGGAAAGGTAGAGCAGTTTGAGCTGCCCCGATAAGGCTTTTTGCTCCACAAGCTGCTGTTCGGCTAAAGTTTGGGTCGAGTTGAGATAAGCCGCTTCGATCCCATTTGCCAAAAGCTGATCAACCTGATCTTTCATTAAGGAAATGAGCGGCGAGATCACCAATGAGATGCCCTCTAAACAGAGTGCAGGTACTTGATAACAAAGGGATTTCCCGCCACCAGTGGTCATAATCACCAAGCAATCGCTGCCTGTCAAAATAGCATCGATGACTTCCGCTTGTCCGTGACGAAAAGATTGATAGCCGAAGACATTGTGTAAAACTTCTTCGGCTTTAGCTAGGGGGGAGTGGGACATTAACTAAACGAAACCGTTTCACCGTGGCGGGCAATCGCTTCTTCTAAATGATGCCAAAATGAACGTCCTTCTGAACTCACCCAATCGCCATCACGATAAGCAAAATGGAAGCCGCCCAATTTGCTGGCAAGCCACAGCTCAAGCATTGATTCTTGTTTGTTGATCACGATTTGTGAATCGTCATCAAAATAGAGCGTCATTACCGAGCCTTGCGTTTCGCAATCCACATCGCAGCCTTGCTCGTCTAATTGCTCTTCAATTTTTGCCCACACATTTTCAATTTCTTGCTGAAATTCCGCTAAATTCATCGTTGTTTCTCTTGTTTTGGGAATAAAAAATAAGCCGCTATTGTCGGCTTTTCTGCGTGGCTTTTCAATCGGGATTTGCAAAAAATTCGTAGGAACTGACCGCTTGTCATTGAGAGCAAGCGGTCAGTTTCGCAGAAAATTTTGCAAATGTATTACATCCACGAATTACTGCGAATAACGCCTACTGCCAAGCCTTCAATTTCAATAAATGAAGTGCGTGGATCCACAACAATTGGCTTGAGTGAATCATTCTCTGGGTGGAGATAGATCAAGTCGCCTTTGCGTTCTAAGCGTTTAACCGTCACTTCATCATCAACTCGAGCAACGACAACTTGTCCATTACGAACCGAGGTTGTTTTATGTACGGCGAGTAAATCACCATCTAAAATACCAATTTTCTCCATGGAATCGCCTTCCACTTTGAGCAAATAGTCGGCTGCGGGAGAGAACATGGCTCCATTTACTGGGATATGATTTTCCACGTGTTCAATCGCCATAATTGGAGAGCCTGCGGCAACTTTGCCGATTAATGGCAAACCTTCGTCATTTGCGGCAGCTTCGGTATCAATTAGAATTCGAATACCACGAGAAGTGCCTGAAAGCATTTCGATATAGCCTTTGCGAGCAAGGGCTTTGAGATGTTCTTCGGCGGCATTTGGTGACTTAAAACCAATTTCACGAGCGATTTCAACCCGTGTTGGGGGCATACCCGTGGTTTCGATATGTTGTTTCACAAAATCGAAAATTTCTTGCTGGCGAGCGGTTAGATGCTGACGTTTCATAAATTCCTCACTGTCTTTATATACAGAAAACAGTGTCATTATATACAGTAAGGAGTGGTTTGTAACTAATAAATTGAATTTTCTTGAAGAAATTTATGTTAAAATCACAATAATTTTAATCCAATCCATAACTATTAAATAAAAGGATATAAAAATGTCTAGCTTGGTTAGCTTTTATCGTAAAGTTTTAAATTTACCCCTTTCTTTGTTAGTCAAATCGCATTCAATCCCAACGGAACCTGTTCAAGAGCTTGGTTTGAACCTTGATCAGCCTTTTGTTTACGTATTACCTTATACTTCGCAGACGGATTTATTAGTTTTGCAGAAAAACTGTTTAACATTGAATTTGCCTGATCCTTTGCAAAATAATGAAATCAATGGACAATCATTGCCACGCTATGTGTTTTTAGATGAAGGTCGCCGTTTTTTTAAAAGTAAAGGTGCAAAAAGTGAAACAGAATCTGTTTTTTATCGCTATTTAGATTTACACCGAGAAAATCCACAACTGGATGTGCAAGTGATTCCTGTCTCCGTGTTATGGGGGCGTGCACCAGGCAAAGAAAAAGGGCTGCCAGTCTTACGTTTACTGGGGGGCTTTGAGCGTTTCTGGATGATTTTATGGTTCGGTCGAGACAATTTTGTACGCTTTTCTCAAGCGGTTTCGCTACGTTATATGGTTGAAACGCATGGAGCAGATGAAGGTATCGCTCAAAAACTTGCTCGTGTGGCAAAAATGCACTTTGCCAAACAGCGTTATTCAGCAACGGGGCCTCGCTTGCCAAATCGTCAAGCTATGTTTAACAAATTATTGCAATCACCAGCGATTATAGCTGCCATTGAAGATGAAGCGAAAAAACCGAAAAGTTCGCCTGAGAAAGCTCGTAAGGAAGCCGAAAAAATTCTGGATGAAATCGCTGCGAATGTAAAATACGAAAGTTTGCGTACCGCTGATCGTGTGTTGAGTTGGTTGTGGAATAAGCTCTATCAAGGTATTAACGTCCAATACGCCGAGCGTGTGCGTAAATTGGCATTGGAAGGACACGAGCTGGTTTATGTACCGTGTCACCGCAGCCATATGGACTACCTGTTGCTCTCATATATTCTCTATCATCAAGGGTTAGTACCGCCGCATATCGCCGCAGGGGTGAATCTAAACTTCTGGCCAGCAGGCCCATTATTCCGTAGTTGGGGGGCTTTTTTCTTACGCCGTACTTTCAAAGGTAATCGCTTATATTCGACGATTTTCCGTGAATATTTAGCGGAATTATTCTACCGTGGCTATTCAGTGGAATATTTTATTGAAGGCGGTCGCTCACGCACGGGGCGTTTACTCGATCCAAAAACAGGAATGATGTCGATGACCTTGCAAGCCCTACAACGTGGTTTGTCTCGCCCGATCAGCATCGTACCAGTGTATATTGGCTACGAACACGTTTTAGAAGTGGATACTTACGCTAAAGAACTACGTGGTGCGGAGAAAGAGAAAGAAAATGCGGGCTTGGTGCTACGGGTGATCAAAAAACTTCGCAACCTTGGTCAAGGCTATGTGAATTTTGGCGAACCGATTCAGCTCAATCACTATCTCAATTTGCAATTTCCTGAGTGGAAAGAACCGCTTGCAGAGGGAGAACGCCCAAAATGGCTAAATAATGCAGTGGAAGCGGTGTCTAAACAGGTGATGGTCAATATCAATAATGCCGCAGCGGTAAATGCGAAGAACTTAATTGGTTCGGTGTTGTTGGCGTCTCGTCAGCGTTCGCTCACCCGTGAACAGTTAATTGAACAAGTCGAAAGTTACTTGGAATTATTCAAAAATGTGCCGTATTCGAAGGATGTGACGTTGCCAACAGATTCAGCCGATGAAATGCTCGATCACGTTATCACCTTGCCTCGTTCAGGCGTGATTTCTGAGAAAGATAGCTTCGGTGAAATTATCCGTTTAGATCGCCAATCGGCAGTATTGATGACTTACTACCGCAACAATATTCAGCACTTGTTTGTATTGCCGTCGTTGGTGGCAAGCATTGTGTTACACCATGAAGCGATTTCAAAAGATCTGATTATTCAAAGTGTGAATCGTATTTATCCATTCTTACAAGCAGAACTGTTCCTGCATTTTGCTCAAAACGATGTGTGTGCCCAAGTGGAAGCCATTTTGCAGGAATTTACTCGCCAGCAACTGATTAAGAATGAAAGCGAAATGTTGATGATTAACCGTCATCGAATTCGTGCTTTACAGCTACATTCTGCGGGTGTACGGGAAGTGTTACAACGTTACTACATTAGCTTGAGTATTTTAATTGAACAGCCTGAAATCAGCCGCAATGAACTGGAAAAAGAGAGTCGCTCAATTGCTCAGCGTTTATCGGTGTTGCTTGGCATCAACGCCCCTGAATTCTTCGATAAAGCGTTATTCTCCACTTTTAGTAACACACTTAAAGAACAAGGATATTTTGATGAAGATGGCAATGCGGTGGTTGCGAAAGTGCAAGATACAGAAGCCCTGTTGCGTGGTTTGATTTCCGTTGAAGTGCAACAAACAATCCAAGGGGCAATGGTAAAATTAGAAAAAAGCGAAGAGAATATTCAACCGTAATCAACAGAAGCATAATTTGGAGAATACAATGGCAACCCCACAAAGTGGCGTGACCTTAACCCATCGAAAAGCGGGTATTTTTATTGAAGCAATGGTGTCTGATGCGGAATCTTTGCGTTCAAAAATTCAATATGTTTATCAACAATTTGAACAAATTCAAGCACAATTCGCGGACGAGCATCTTGGGCTGACCATCGCCTTTGGTACAAAGCTTTGGCGGCAGTTAGTAAGCGGTCAATCTGCGACAGAGTTGCACGATTTTCAACCGCTTGGCAAAGCCGAACAGGAATTTGCTC
The nucleotide sequence above comes from Pasteurellaceae bacterium Orientalotternb1. Encoded proteins:
- a CDS encoding iron donor protein CyaY, which encodes MNLAEFQQEIENVWAKIEEQLDEQGCDVDCETQGSVMTLYFDDDSQIVINKQESMLELWLASKLGGFHFAYRDGDWVSSEGRSFWHHLEEAIARHGETVSFS
- a CDS encoding glycerol-3-phosphate 1-O-acyltransferase, whose translation is MSSLVSFYRKVLNLPLSLLVKSHSIPTEPVQELGLNLDQPFVYVLPYTSQTDLLVLQKNCLTLNLPDPLQNNEINGQSLPRYVFLDEGRRFFKSKGAKSETESVFYRYLDLHRENPQLDVQVIPVSVLWGRAPGKEKGLPVLRLLGGFERFWMILWFGRDNFVRFSQAVSLRYMVETHGADEGIAQKLARVAKMHFAKQRYSATGPRLPNRQAMFNKLLQSPAIIAAIEDEAKKPKSSPEKARKEAEKILDEIAANVKYESLRTADRVLSWLWNKLYQGINVQYAERVRKLALEGHELVYVPCHRSHMDYLLLSYILYHQGLVPPHIAAGVNLNFWPAGPLFRSWGAFFLRRTFKGNRLYSTIFREYLAELFYRGYSVEYFIEGGRSRTGRLLDPKTGMMSMTLQALQRGLSRPISIVPVYIGYEHVLEVDTYAKELRGAEKEKENAGLVLRVIKKLRNLGQGYVNFGEPIQLNHYLNLQFPEWKEPLAEGERPKWLNNAVEAVSKQVMVNINNAAAVNAKNLIGSVLLASRQRSLTREQLIEQVESYLELFKNVPYSKDVTLPTDSADEMLDHVITLPRSGVISEKDSFGEIIRLDRQSAVLMTYYRNNIQHLFVLPSLVASIVLHHEAISKDLIIQSVNRIYPFLQAELFLHFAQNDVCAQVEAILQEFTRQQLIKNESEMLMINRHRIRALQLHSAGVREVLQRYYISLSILIEQPEISRNELEKESRSIAQRLSVLLGINAPEFFDKALFSTFSNTLKEQGYFDEDGNAVVAKVQDTEALLRGLISVEVQQTIQGAMVKLEKSEENIQP
- a CDS encoding 4-hydroxyphenylacetate 3-monooxygenase, reductase component; its protein translation is MAEFSQQFREAMAHLAAAVHIVTSNGEAGKVGITVSSVTSVTDSPPSVLFCVNQNSELHDVLKQNGKVCINVLSHDQADLAKHFAGMSGSTMEERFSWDLWSEGQHGVPLLRDAISCLQGEIVESHTVGSHSIFIVQLSDIRHSPKHGLIYFSRQFKTAEI
- a CDS encoding tellurite resistance methyltransferase TehB (with TehA confers resistance to tellurite), which codes for MQDLILYKQMPVWTKDSLPQMFQEKHNTKVGTWAKLTILKGAIKYYELTEEGDVVSEAVFNVNHQRPFVEPQVWHKVEALTDDLECQLGFYCKPEDYFAKKYNLTATHSEVLNAMNYIQQGKVLDLGCGRGRNSLYLNLRGFDVTAVDHNAESIHLLDHIIEKEGMKNIRTSVYDINQADISGEFDFIVSTVVMMFLNRDRIPAIIENMQKNTKIGGYNLIVCAMSTTDYPCPMPFSFTFAEGELAEYYKGWELVNYNEDLGHLHKTDENGNRIQLKFATMLAKKVA
- a CDS encoding ATP-dependent DNA helicase RecQ, yielding MSHSPLAKAEEVLHNVFGYQSFRHGQAEVIDAILTGSDCLVIMTTGGGKSLCYQVPALCLEGISLVISPLISLMKDQVDQLLANGIEAAYLNSTQTLAEQQLVEQKALSGQLKLLYLSPEKVMTANFFHFIHHCKISLLAVDEAHCVSQWGHDFRPEYTLLGGLRKTFPNIPLVALTATADPTTRADIIQHLQLENPHTYLGSFDRPNIRYTVQEKFKPMDQLVKFIHSQKGKSGIVYCNSRKKVEDISEKLAARGIAVMGYHAGMTVEQRETVQNAFQRDNIQVVVATIAFGMGINKSNVRFVVHFDLPRSIESYYQETGRAGRDDLPAEAVLFYDPADYGWLHKILLEKPESEQRQIEQHKLQAIGAFAESQTCRRLVLLNYFGESRQQPCQNCDICLDPPQKYDGLVDAQKVMSVIYRTGQRFGLHHVIAVLRGLNHQKIREHQHDTLSVYGIGKDKSQEYWISVTRQLIHLGFIQQNIVNHSALQLTEQARPILRAEIPLELAMPRLSFSATAYVQKQQPTRHYDKDLFARLRFLRKQIADKENVPPYVVFNDATLQEMAEFLPITEEEMLAINGVGERKLERFGPAFLQLIREHTQYRN
- a CDS encoding repressor LexA; protein product: MKRQHLTARQQEIFDFVKQHIETTGMPPTRVEIAREIGFKSPNAAEEHLKALARKGYIEMLSGTSRGIRILIDTEAAANDEGLPLIGKVAAGSPIMAIEHVENHIPVNGAMFSPAADYLLKVEGDSMEKIGILDGDLLAVHKTTSVRNGQVVVARVDDEVTVKRLERKGDLIYLHPENDSLKPIVVDPRTSFIEIEGLAVGVIRSNSWM